A genomic window from Candidatus Binatia bacterium includes:
- a CDS encoding glutathione S-transferase family protein, with amino-acid sequence MITLYGVPGSRAFRTIWMLEELGVAYENVPTHFANGDTKKPDYLALNPNGHIPTLVDDGVAYWESMAINLHLARKYDKGLQPKSIEDQGHATQWSFWAMTEVENPLIEVLMHRMFYPPEQRSPQAADAAVEKLQGPLAVLDRHLAGRNFVVGSSYSVADVNLASVLAWAALVGVDLAKFPNLARWLQECSSRPAAKTATAKAMG; translated from the coding sequence ATGATCACGCTTTATGGTGTCCCCGGTTCCCGCGCGTTCCGCACGATCTGGATGCTCGAGGAGCTCGGCGTTGCTTACGAAAACGTCCCGACCCACTTCGCGAACGGCGACACGAAAAAACCCGACTACCTCGCGCTCAACCCGAACGGCCACATCCCGACGCTGGTCGACGACGGCGTTGCGTACTGGGAGTCGATGGCGATCAACCTTCACCTGGCCAGGAAGTACGACAAAGGCCTGCAGCCGAAGAGCATCGAGGACCAGGGCCACGCGACGCAGTGGAGCTTCTGGGCGATGACCGAAGTCGAGAACCCACTGATCGAAGTGCTGATGCACCGCATGTTCTATCCGCCCGAGCAGAGAAGCCCGCAGGCTGCCGATGCAGCCGTCGAGAAGCTGCAGGGTCCGTTAGCGGTGCTCGACCGTCACCTGGCGGGTCGCAACTTCGTCGTCGGATCTTCGTACTCCGTAGCGGACGTGAACCTTGCGTCGGTGCTTGCGTGGGCGGCGCTGGTGGGCGTGGATCTCGCAAAGTTCCCGAACCTGGCGCGCTGGCTCCAGGAATGCTCGTCC
- a CDS encoding enoyl-CoA hydratase-related protein: protein MSHRLLVRSDGQPYVTIESPRPRVRVISLNHPERLNAMSFPLVESLYAALAEVGADNECTVAILTGRGRGFCSGMDLTDVGMPPGSDGLPISRIAIRAMAFMSDVVPAMRAIPQPLIAAINGPSYGGGMCLPLGCDIRIAARSATFRGAGINNGLTGTECGVSFLLPRLIGASRAYEIILSGREVGAEEAERIGLVSRVVDDDALLLTAVEIAEQMCGFSAHGLAMTKEVLWSNLEAGSLKAAIDLENRNQLLVRMTTQNLDEAIRARRDGRPPVYED from the coding sequence ATGAGCCACCGCCTCCTCGTCCGTTCCGACGGCCAGCCCTACGTCACGATCGAAAGCCCGCGACCGCGGGTACGCGTCATCTCGCTCAACCATCCGGAGCGCCTCAACGCGATGTCGTTTCCTCTGGTCGAGTCGCTGTACGCAGCGCTTGCCGAAGTCGGCGCCGACAATGAATGCACGGTCGCGATCCTGACGGGAAGAGGCCGCGGCTTCTGTTCGGGAATGGATCTTACCGACGTCGGGATGCCACCCGGCAGCGATGGCCTTCCGATCTCGCGCATCGCGATCCGCGCGATGGCGTTCATGTCGGACGTCGTGCCGGCGATGCGTGCGATCCCCCAGCCGCTGATCGCCGCGATCAACGGTCCGTCGTACGGCGGCGGCATGTGCCTGCCCCTCGGCTGCGACATCCGCATCGCGGCGCGCTCGGCGACCTTTCGCGGCGCCGGCATCAACAACGGGCTCACCGGCACCGAGTGCGGAGTGAGCTTCCTGCTTCCGCGCCTGATCGGTGCGTCGCGCGCGTACGAGATCATCCTGTCGGGTCGCGAGGTCGGCGCGGAGGAAGCTGAGCGCATCGGCCTGGTTTCGCGCGTCGTTGACGACGATGCGCTCCTGCTGACGGCCGTCGAGATCGCTGAACAGATGTGCGGCTTCAGCGCGCACGGCCTCGCGATGACGAAAGAAGTGCTGTGGTCGAACCTCGAGGCGGGCAGCCTCAAGGCCGCCATCGACCTCGAAAACCGCAACCAGCTGCTCGTGCGCATGACGACGCAGAATCTCGACGAGGCCATCCGCGCGCGGCGCGACGGACGCCCGCCCGTTTACGAAGACTGA
- a CDS encoding SAM-dependent methyltransferase, with protein MQHLKMIRLLLASVFAALLPILVVQGCSMTGHDGAGMTSAAKIDADAIVAAPDRSDADRALDTGRRPAELLRFIDVRQGMHVADLMSGGGYTAELLARAVGPTGVVYSQNNKLIVDKFADKPWSARLATPAMKNVRRVERELESPLPPEAKNLDLVVMVLFYHDTVWLKTDRDAMNRAIFAALKPGGAYVIVDHSGRPGTGTSEAQTLHRIEEKVVREEVPRAGFKLVAEADFLRNPADPRDWNDSPSAAGSRRGTSDRFVLKFVRPR; from the coding sequence ATGCAACATTTGAAGATGATTCGATTGCTGCTGGCGTCTGTCTTCGCTGCGCTGCTGCCGATCCTCGTGGTGCAAGGCTGCTCCATGACCGGCCACGATGGCGCCGGCATGACCTCCGCGGCGAAGATCGACGCCGATGCGATCGTCGCGGCGCCCGACCGCAGCGACGCCGACCGCGCGCTCGATACCGGGCGCAGGCCAGCCGAGTTGCTGCGGTTCATCGACGTGAGGCAGGGCATGCACGTGGCCGACCTGATGTCCGGCGGCGGCTACACGGCCGAGCTGCTCGCCCGCGCCGTCGGCCCGACCGGCGTCGTCTACAGCCAGAACAACAAACTCATCGTCGACAAGTTTGCGGACAAGCCGTGGAGCGCGCGGCTTGCGACGCCGGCGATGAAGAACGTCCGGCGCGTCGAGCGTGAACTCGAATCGCCGCTGCCTCCCGAAGCGAAGAACCTCGATCTCGTCGTGATGGTGCTCTTCTATCACGACACGGTGTGGCTGAAGACTGACCGGGACGCGATGAATCGCGCGATCTTTGCCGCGCTCAAGCCGGGCGGCGCGTACGTGATCGTCGATCACAGCGGGCGCCCGGGTACCGGCACGAGCGAAGCGCAGACGCTGCACCGCATCGAAGAAAAGGTCGTGCGCGAGGAAGTTCCGCGTGCGGGTTTCAAGCTCGTCGCCGAGGCGGATTTCCTGCGCAATCCCGCTGATCCGCGCGACTGGAACGACTCGCCGAGCGCGGCAGGCAGCCGGCGCGGCACCAGCGACCGGTTCGTGCTGAAGTTCGTGAGGCCGCGCTAG